CCCCACCACAGCCCGTCCGCGTCCGGCTCCGCCCACACCGACCAGGCACCGACCCCGAGCGCCGCGAGCACCGCCAGCCCGACCAGCACGTCGACGGCGAACGCACCCGCGCGCGCCGGCCACGACGCCGGGCGGTCGGATCCCTGCGCCGAAGCGGCCGCGTCCTGATCCTCGAGCGTCCCGGCCGTCACGACGTGACCTGATCCAGCCGGGCGATCTTGTAGGTGCCGTCCTCGGGCTCCATCCGCACCCGCAGCCGGTAGCCCAGGTCACGGTCGGCGGCCTCGGAGTTGGTCACCCGCACCTGCACCGCGACCAGCACGTCGAACGCGCCGTCGTCATGGTGGCGTTCGACGGCGGCCCGCATGTCCGACACCTGCACGGTCGCGTTGGCGGCCTGGTAGGCGTCGACCAGCACCCCGGCGTAGAGGCTGGCCTGGGCGCCGAAGTCGCCGGTCGAGCACTCGATGATCTTGGTCTGGGCGGCGACCATCGCCGCGACGTCGGGGGCGTGGGTGGCGGCCACGCAGTCCTTGGCGGCCTGCAGCGCCGCGGCCTCGGCGCGCTGCGCCTCGACCGTCTGTCCATGCGCCTTGCGCAGCTGCAGCCCGATCACCACCGCGGCGACGGCCAGCACGCACAGCCCCGCGCAGATCGCCACGCCCCAGATCCGGCCCAGCCGCGACGGGCGCCGCGCCGCCTCGGCCGGCTCGGACGGTTCGGTCCCGGGGCCGGTCGGCTCGGATGCGTCAGCTTCAGCGGATACGACGGACTCGACGGATTCGGCTAACGAGGTGTCATCAGCATCGGTGGGGTTCAGCTGGCGGGCGCCAGCATCTCCTTCCATCCGTCGTCTCCTGCTGTGTTCGAGTTGCTGACGTTGTAGCGGACCCCGTCCGGACCCATCACCTGACCGCTGGCCGGGCTGTAGATCGCCTGGGTGCCGGGCGGCCCTGCTGCCGGAGTGTAGATGCAGGTGTTGGGCTGCTGTCCACTGCAGGCTACGGTGCCCGACCCCGGCGGCGACAGCGGATCGCTGATCGGCGCCGACGTGGTCGGCGGCGGCAGCGCTCCGGCCGGCAGCGGGTTGAGCCCGTTGTTGACCGACGGCGCGGGGATCACCCGGCCCGGGTCGACGCCCTGATCGCAGCGGGCACCGGGCGCCGGGCAGGACAGGATCTGGTTGGGATCGCCGTACCACGGGTTGGTACCCAGCGGCACGTACGGTTCGGGGCTGCGGCACTCCCGCGGGGTGGCCGCCCGCTTACCCGGCACGTCGACGCACGGATAGTTGCGCGCGCCGCGGACCACGTTGCCCTGGAAGTCCTTCGGGATCTTGCAGTAGGTGTTGCGCGGCAGCGGCGCCATCGAGGTGTCGGCCGGCGAGCGCCACTCCGACGCCGGCAGGAAGCCGGTCAGACACGGCGGCGGCTGGTTGATCGACAACGCCAGCGGCAGCTGGCCGACGTCCTCGAACAGCGTGCCGGCCTGCGCGGCCACCGAGCCCTGCGGCAGGATCACCAGCGTCTGCTCCAGGCCCTTGTTGTAGCGCTTGAGCATGTCGATGACGATGGCCAGGTTGGCCAGCGTCTGCGGCAGCGCCTCGCGCACGTCGCCGAACACCGAGCTGACCTGGTCCAGGGTGGGCGCGGCCTGCTGGATACCGCTCCGCA
The window above is part of the Mycolicibacterium hassiacum DSM 44199 genome. Proteins encoded here:
- a CDS encoding MCE family protein, with product MVLTRFVKIQLVLFTILTIIAVVVLGWYYLRIPALVGIGQYELKAELPRSGGLYATANVTYRGTQIGKVTRVEPTDTGALAVMSIDKRYKIPADATANVHSVSAVGEQYLDLVSTGNPGHYLQPGDTIKIENSSVPSEVGPALDAAYRGLEALPKEKIDALLTETSEAVGGLGPALQRLVDSTTVVAEGFRAHLPQINDIIANSAPILDSQVRSGDNIARWSRDLNIIASQAAQQDAAVRSGIQQAAPTLDQVSSVFGDVREALPQTLANLAIVIDMLKRYNKGLEQTLVILPQGSVAAQAGTLFEDVGQLPLALSINQPPPCLTGFLPASEWRSPADTSMAPLPRNTYCKIPKDFQGNVVRGARNYPCVDVPGKRAATPRECRSPEPYVPLGTNPWYGDPNQILSCPAPGARCDQGVDPGRVIPAPSVNNGLNPLPAGALPPPTTSAPISDPLSPPGSGTVACSGQQPNTCIYTPAAGPPGTQAIYSPASGQVMGPDGVRYNVSNSNTAGDDGWKEMLAPAS